In Gemmobacter sp. 24YEA27, a genomic segment contains:
- a CDS encoding DUF2125 domain-containing protein: protein MITGLETRAGDPGGPANIQMQADRLTLTGRRDGTVAVTMSDVIRVEYMVKDSAADGPVLKAEIRQTGAETIASGTVDAITYDYTIAGFEAKLTELRDEAGDLQDVQGQLTGEQMSGKYQLVQEDGEPASVRSEMVLGPMTLNVSGKETGWAEAGGAEEAGSRFSGTVTLARLKTAFSGALLPADKLTDIRAALAEGLAFDSQTEFGALTAQLEVTDGATSGFTAKLDGGDLGLLFDGARFDWGVSLLGGDVRMEAPAEGLTDVATAFTEVTLRMGIPLANDGLSGDFSFLSRLVDVTVSDYVWGLADPTSQLSRDPATLIVDLTGKGAWLQDVFAPDLTADPSASVAPARIDQIDLKQGLAKLLGAQLDASGALSFDNTDTTTFQGFPAPDGRITVNLAGVSALIDKLVALGIVSANDLTGIRMGMAMFTRPGAGPDQLTTEIEFRNKGLFVNGQQLL, encoded by the coding sequence GTGATCACCGGCCTCGAGACCCGCGCGGGCGATCCCGGGGGGCCTGCAAATATACAGATGCAGGCCGACCGGCTGACCCTGACCGGGCGCAGGGACGGCACCGTTGCGGTGACCATGTCAGATGTGATCCGCGTTGAATACATGGTGAAAGACAGCGCGGCAGACGGCCCGGTTCTAAAGGCCGAGATCCGCCAGACCGGGGCCGAAACGATCGCGTCGGGCACAGTGGATGCGATCACCTATGATTATACCATCGCCGGGTTCGAGGCGAAGCTGACCGAATTGCGCGATGAAGCGGGCGATCTTCAGGATGTTCAGGGGCAGCTGACCGGCGAACAGATGTCCGGCAAATACCAGCTGGTACAGGAAGATGGCGAACCTGCCTCGGTCCGGTCCGAAATGGTTCTGGGGCCGATGACCCTGAATGTCTCGGGCAAGGAGACGGGCTGGGCAGAAGCGGGCGGGGCGGAAGAGGCTGGGTCCCGGTTTTCCGGAACCGTCACCCTTGCGCGCCTGAAAACGGCCTTCAGCGGCGCCTTGCTGCCGGCCGATAAGCTGACCGACATCAGGGCGGCCCTGGCAGAAGGGCTGGCCTTTGACAGCCAGACGGAATTCGGGGCGCTGACGGCGCAGCTCGAGGTGACCGATGGGGCCACCAGCGGCTTTACCGCAAAGCTTGATGGCGGTGATCTGGGCCTGCTGTTTGACGGTGCGCGCTTTGACTGGGGCGTCTCGCTGCTGGGCGGCGATGTCCGGATGGAGGCGCCGGCCGAAGGGCTGACCGATGTGGCGACGGCCTTTACCGAGGTGACGCTGCGTATGGGGATACCGCTCGCAAATGACGGGTTGTCGGGCGATTTCAGCTTTCTGAGCCGCCTCGTCGACGTAACCGTCTCGGACTATGTCTGGGGCCTTGCGGACCCGACCTCGCAACTGTCGCGCGACCCGGCGACGCTGATCGTGGACCTGACCGGCAAGGGGGCCTGGCTGCAGGATGTCTTCGCGCCGGACCTGACGGCGGATCCTTCCGCCAGCGTAGCGCCGGCCCGCATCGACCAGATCGACCTGAAACAGGGTCTGGCAAAGCTGCTTGGCGCGCAACTCGATGCCAGCGGCGCGCTGAGCTTCGACAATACCGATACCACGACCTTCCAGGGTTTTCCGGCGCCCGATGGCAGGATCACGGTCAATCTGGCGGGGGTGTCAGCACTTATCGACAAGCTGGTGGCCCTTGGGATTGTCAGCGCCAACGACCTGACGGGTATTCGCATGGGGATGGCCATGTTCACCCGCCCGGGCGCGGGCCCCGATCAGCTGACGACTGAAATCGAGTTCCGCAACAAGGGCCTCTTCGTCAACGGCCAGCAACTTTTGTAA
- a CDS encoding enoyl-CoA hydratase/isomerase family protein: protein MIATEDQGALRIIRLSRADKANALTREMLDAVALAAETAWAAGVKALVLTGEGRVFSAGADLEAMGQGLGRDPAWERASGAIAAFPGLSVAALNGTLAGGAFGITLACDLRIAVPGANFFYPVMRLGHLPQPSDPGRLIALIGPARARMILMAGAKIGAEEALSWGLIDRITPAENLMETAADLAKDALAAPAIHLETIARMTR, encoded by the coding sequence ATGATTGCAACCGAAGACCAGGGCGCGCTGCGGATCATCCGCCTGAGCCGCGCCGACAAGGCCAATGCGCTGACCCGTGAGATGCTGGACGCGGTGGCGCTGGCCGCAGAAACCGCCTGGGCGGCGGGTGTGAAAGCCCTCGTCCTGACCGGCGAGGGGCGGGTCTTTTCTGCCGGTGCCGATCTTGAGGCGATGGGCCAGGGGCTGGGGCGCGACCCGGCCTGGGAACGGGCTTCGGGCGCGATTGCCGCTTTCCCCGGCCTGTCGGTTGCGGCGCTGAACGGCACGCTGGCGGGCGGCGCCTTTGGCATTACGCTGGCCTGTGATCTTCGCATTGCCGTTCCGGGGGCGAATTTCTTCTACCCGGTGATGCGGCTTGGCCATCTGCCGCAGCCCTCAGACCCCGGGCGCCTGATCGCGCTGATCGGCCCGGCCCGGGCGCGGATGATCCTGATGGCCGGGGCGAAAATCGGCGCGGAAGAGGCGCTGTCCTGGGGGCTGATCGACCGCATCACCCCGGCGGAAAACCTGATGGAGACAGCCGCTGACCTTGCGAAAGACGCGCTTGCCGCACCGGCCATCCATCTTGAGACCATCGCCCGTATGACGCGCTGA